A part of Streptomyces sp. NBC_01235 genomic DNA contains:
- a CDS encoding helix-turn-helix domain-containing protein, whose product MSQEPGADEPSEVEPEEPPEAKNPPASPIELGDLAALRALAQPRRQRMLEHLTLHGPATSATLARALGLNTGATSYHLRELARYGFVEETAEVGRAELSAHRERWWRAVPGDRRFPPRSRQSPELRHVMDELNHHAYAADLDLFERLQRDADDGDPWADAFPYSRGTIRLTLPELREFFEEYIALLNRYKRPDSETPPGARTLLTRFLAFPAPAPTPAPAPTPTPASAPTPASAAGPAQDHDPAGHPRNRRETDPS is encoded by the coding sequence ATGTCCCAGGAACCCGGTGCCGACGAGCCCTCAGAGGTGGAACCCGAGGAGCCGCCAGAGGCGAAGAACCCGCCCGCGTCCCCCATTGAGCTCGGCGACCTCGCCGCGCTCAGGGCGCTCGCCCAGCCACGCCGTCAGCGCATGCTCGAACACCTCACCCTGCACGGCCCGGCCACCTCGGCGACCCTCGCCCGAGCCCTCGGCCTGAACACCGGAGCCACCAGCTACCACCTGCGCGAGCTGGCCAGGTACGGCTTCGTCGAGGAGACGGCCGAGGTCGGGCGCGCGGAGCTGTCCGCGCATCGGGAGCGCTGGTGGCGGGCGGTCCCCGGCGACCGCCGGTTTCCGCCGCGCAGCCGCCAGAGTCCCGAACTGCGGCATGTGATGGACGAGTTGAACCACCATGCCTACGCAGCGGACCTGGACCTCTTCGAGCGGCTCCAGCGGGACGCGGACGACGGTGACCCGTGGGCGGACGCGTTCCCCTACTCACGCGGCACCATCCGGCTCACCCTGCCCGAACTCCGTGAGTTCTTCGAGGAGTACATCGCCCTCCTCAACCGCTACAAGCGACCCGACTCCGAGACCCCACCGGGCGCACGCACCTTGCTCACCCGCTTCCTGGCCTTCCCCGCACCGGCACCGACACCGGCACCGGCACCCACCCCCACTCCAGCCTCTGCACCCACCCCTGCCTCCGCCGCCGGACCAGCGCAGGACCACGACCCCGCAGGCCACCCACGCAACAGAAGAGAGACCGATCCCTCATGA